From Acidihalobacter aeolianus, a single genomic window includes:
- the ureE gene encoding urease accessory protein UreE: protein MSAELIRIESLAEPDAAADATLTLPFELRQRSRLRAHLDDGGEVGLFLPRGGVLRHGDRLRAADGRVVEVRAAPETVSTARAASRLDLLRAAYHLGNRHVPLQVAEDWLRYAHDHVLDDMVRGLGLEVAVEQAPFEPEAGAYGGGHGHGHQHGHPHEH, encoded by the coding sequence ATGTCCGCCGAACTGATCAGAATCGAGTCCCTCGCCGAGCCGGATGCGGCGGCCGACGCCACGCTGACACTGCCCTTCGAGCTGCGTCAGCGCAGCCGGCTGCGCGCGCATCTGGACGACGGCGGCGAGGTCGGGCTGTTCCTGCCGCGCGGCGGCGTGCTGCGCCACGGCGACCGCCTGCGCGCGGCGGACGGGCGAGTGGTGGAGGTGCGTGCCGCGCCGGAGACGGTCTCCACCGCGCGTGCGGCGAGCCGGCTCGACCTGTTGCGCGCCGCCTATCATCTGGGCAACCGCCATGTGCCGCTGCAGGTGGCGGAGGACTGGCTGCGCTATGCGCACGACCACGTGCTCGACGACATGGTGCGCGGGCTGGGGCTCGAGGTCGCGGTGGAGCAGGCACCCTTCGAGCCGGAGGCGGGTGCCTACGGCGGCGGCCACGGACATGGCCATCAGCACGGGCATCCGCATGAGCATTGA
- a CDS encoding hydantoinase B/oxoprolinase family protein, which yields MSHSPATEDTRWRFWIDRGGTFTDVVAVDDAGALRRMKLLSEDPEHYADAAVEAVRRILGVAPGEALPVARIAEVRMGTTVATNALLERKGARVLLVTARGLGDALWIGYQNRPELFALHIRRPDPYYAEILEIDGRLDSTGRELAPLDPEALRAGLAAARARGCEACAIVLPHAFAHPRHEIQVAELAAAGGFAEVSASHAVAPQLGFIARGQTTVIDAYLTPPLRRYVRQVAEGLSGAPLYFMKSDGGLCAADQLRGSDAILSGPAGGVVGAVGAAAAAGFERLIGLDMGGTSTDVCHYAGELERSAHTEVAGQRLLRPTLAVHTVAAGGGSIVGLTQGRLTVGPASAGADPGPACYRRGGPLTLTDCNLFLGRLVPERFPQVFGAGADQPLDPEAAAAQLRGLAAELPDATAETVAAGALAVGVAHMAEAIRKITLGQGRDIETHCLIGFGGAGGQHACQVADALGLRRVVLPPLGGVLSAYGIGTAAVSALRRRSLERPLAEVGGTLAEDFAALAREALPELAAAGGRTHDTLRRFHLRYRGADTGLVLDWSPEADLAAAFHACHAETFGFAQDSEVLVGALEIELRLPGHAAVPLAAPQGAEAAPLGRQRAWFDGWREVPVYARAELPAGQTIDGPAILAEDIATTVVEPGWRLRVLADGALLLESVAARASRPEAEAPGTAPDPIRLELFRNRFMAIAEQMGEVLRQTAHSVNIKERLDYSCALFDPAGGLVANAPHMPVHLGSMSETVKTLMSRQTLRPGQVWVQNNPYAGGTHLPDVTVITPVFDTAGEALRFLVASRAHHADIGGITPGSMPPGSRRIEEEGVLIDDFLLAEDGRLREPALRELLAAGPYPARNPTQNVADLKAQIAANHRGWRELLRTVDELGLATVQAYMRHIQDNAEAAVQALLARLPEGRFETVMDNGARIAVAVRIERAQGRATVDFTGTSPQRTDNFNAPTAVTRAAVLYWLRTLVGEDIPLNDGCLEPVRIVIPSGCLLAPAPPAAVVAGNVEISQVVAECLFAAVGACASAQGTMNNLSFGSDAFQHYETLGGGSGAGPDFDGTAAVHAHMSNSRLTDPEVMEWRFPIRVEAFTLRPGTGGAGRHRGGDGLVRRLRLLEPMTVAVLSNRRSTAPFGLAGGTDGAPGVNRLIRADGREENLGACDQREAAAGDLLSVETPGGGGYGRETGGD from the coding sequence ATGAGCCACTCCCCCGCGACCGAAGACACGCGCTGGCGCTTCTGGATCGACCGCGGCGGCACCTTCACCGACGTGGTCGCGGTCGACGATGCCGGCGCCCTACGGCGCATGAAGCTGTTGTCCGAAGACCCCGAGCATTACGCCGACGCCGCGGTCGAGGCGGTGCGCCGCATCCTCGGTGTCGCACCAGGTGAGGCCCTGCCGGTCGCGCGCATCGCGGAGGTGCGCATGGGGACGACCGTGGCCACCAATGCCCTGCTCGAACGCAAGGGCGCGCGGGTGCTGCTGGTCACCGCCCGCGGCCTGGGCGACGCCCTATGGATCGGCTACCAGAACCGCCCCGAGCTGTTCGCGCTGCACATCCGCCGCCCCGACCCCTACTACGCCGAAATCCTGGAGATCGACGGCCGGCTCGACTCCACGGGCCGCGAACTCGCACCGCTCGACCCGGAGGCGCTGCGCGCAGGGCTGGCCGCGGCACGCGCACGCGGCTGCGAGGCCTGCGCCATCGTGCTGCCCCATGCCTTTGCTCATCCTCGCCACGAAATACAGGTGGCCGAGCTGGCTGCAGCCGGCGGCTTCGCCGAGGTCAGCGCCTCGCACGCGGTCGCGCCGCAGCTCGGCTTCATCGCCCGCGGGCAGACCACCGTGATCGACGCCTACCTGACGCCGCCGCTGCGCCGCTATGTGCGCCAGGTGGCCGAGGGCCTTTCCGGTGCGCCACTGTACTTCATGAAGTCCGACGGCGGCCTGTGCGCCGCCGATCAGCTGCGCGGTTCCGACGCCATCCTGTCGGGGCCGGCCGGCGGCGTGGTCGGCGCCGTGGGCGCGGCCGCTGCGGCCGGCTTCGAGCGCCTGATCGGCCTCGACATGGGCGGCACCTCCACCGACGTCTGCCACTACGCCGGCGAGCTGGAGCGCTCGGCGCATACCGAGGTGGCGGGTCAGCGTCTGCTGCGCCCCACGCTCGCGGTGCACACCGTGGCCGCGGGCGGCGGCTCCATCGTCGGCCTCACCCAGGGCCGACTCACCGTGGGGCCTGCCTCCGCCGGTGCCGATCCCGGGCCCGCCTGCTATCGACGCGGCGGCCCGCTCACGCTCACGGACTGCAATCTCTTCCTCGGCCGCCTGGTGCCCGAGCGTTTCCCGCAGGTCTTCGGGGCCGGCGCCGACCAGCCGCTCGACCCCGAGGCCGCGGCGGCGCAATTGCGGGGGCTGGCCGCCGAGCTGCCCGACGCGACCGCCGAGACCGTGGCCGCCGGCGCCCTCGCCGTCGGCGTCGCGCACATGGCCGAGGCGATCCGCAAGATCACCCTCGGCCAGGGCCGAGACATCGAGACCCACTGTCTGATCGGCTTCGGCGGCGCCGGCGGCCAGCACGCCTGTCAGGTAGCCGACGCGCTCGGCCTGCGCCGCGTGGTCCTGCCGCCGCTCGGCGGCGTGCTGTCCGCCTACGGCATCGGCACCGCCGCAGTCTCCGCCCTGCGCCGGCGCAGCCTGGAACGCCCGCTGGCCGAGGTCGGCGGAACGCTGGCGGAGGACTTCGCCGCCCTCGCCCGGGAGGCGCTGCCCGAGCTGGCCGCCGCCGGCGGCCGGACGCACGACACCCTGCGCCGGTTCCACCTGCGCTACCGCGGCGCCGACACCGGCCTCGTCCTCGACTGGTCGCCGGAGGCGGACCTGGCCGCGGCCTTTCACGCGTGTCACGCGGAAACCTTCGGCTTCGCGCAGGACAGCGAGGTGCTCGTCGGCGCGCTCGAAATCGAGCTGCGCCTGCCGGGCCATGCCGCCGTGCCCCTCGCCGCCCCGCAGGGCGCCGAGGCCGCGCCGCTCGGCCGCCAGCGCGCGTGGTTCGACGGCTGGCGCGAGGTACCGGTCTACGCGCGTGCCGAGCTGCCCGCGGGACAGACGATCGACGGCCCCGCCATCCTCGCCGAGGACATCGCCACCACCGTGGTCGAACCGGGCTGGCGGCTGCGCGTGCTCGCCGACGGCGCCCTGCTGCTGGAGTCCGTCGCGGCGCGCGCAAGCCGCCCCGAGGCCGAGGCCCCCGGCACGGCACCCGATCCCATCCGCCTGGAGCTGTTCCGCAACCGCTTCATGGCCATCGCCGAGCAGATGGGCGAGGTCCTGCGCCAGACCGCGCACTCGGTGAACATCAAGGAGCGCCTGGACTATTCCTGCGCACTGTTCGACCCCGCCGGCGGGCTGGTCGCCAACGCCCCGCACATGCCGGTGCATCTCGGCTCGATGAGCGAGACGGTCAAGACCCTGATGTCGCGCCAGACCCTGCGCCCCGGACAGGTGTGGGTGCAGAACAACCCCTATGCCGGCGGCACCCACCTGCCCGACGTAACCGTCATCACGCCCGTGTTCGACACGGCCGGCGAGGCACTGCGTTTCCTGGTCGCGAGCCGCGCCCACCACGCCGACATCGGCGGCATCACGCCCGGCTCGATGCCCCCGGGCAGTCGGCGCATCGAGGAGGAGGGCGTGTTGATCGACGACTTCCTGCTGGCCGAGGACGGCCGCCTGCGCGAGCCGGCGCTGCGCGAACTGCTCGCCGCCGGTCCCTATCCGGCGCGCAACCCGACGCAGAACGTGGCCGACCTGAAGGCCCAGATCGCCGCCAACCACCGCGGCTGGCGCGAACTCCTGCGCACCGTCGACGAGCTTGGCCTCGCCACCGTGCAGGCCTACATGCGCCACATCCAGGACAACGCAGAGGCGGCGGTCCAGGCGCTGCTGGCGCGCCTGCCCGAGGGCCGCTTCGAGACCGTCATGGACAATGGCGCGCGCATCGCCGTGGCCGTGCGCATCGAGCGCGCGCAGGGCAGGGCGACGGTCGATTTCACCGGCACCTCGCCGCAGCGTACGGACAACTTCAACGCGCCCACCGCCGTCACCCGCGCGGCCGTGCTCTACTGGCTGCGCACGCTGGTCGGCGAGGACATCCCGCTCAACGACGGCTGCCTGGAACCGGTGCGCATCGTGATCCCGTCCGGCTGCCTGCTCGCGCCCGCGCCGCCCGCGGCGGTCGTCGCCGGCAACGTCGAGATCAGCCAGGTGGTGGCCGAATGCCTGTTCGCCGCCGTCGGTGCCTGCGCCTCCGCGCAGGGCACGATGAACAACCTGAGCTTCGGCAGCGACGCCTTCCAGCACTACGAGACCCTCGGCGGCGGCTCCGGCGCCGGGCCGGACTTCGACGGTACGGCCGCGGTCCACGCGCACATGTCCAACTCACGACTGACCGACCCCGAGGTCATGGAGTGGCGCTTCCCGATCCGCGTCGAGGCCTTCACCCTGCGTCCCGGCACCGGCGGCGCGGGTCGGCATCGCGGCGGCGACGGCCTGGTGCGCCGGCTGCGCCTGCTCGAACCGATGACCGTGGCGGTGCTCTCCAACCGCCGCAGCACGGCCCCCTTCGGGCTCGCGGGCGGCACCGACGGCGCGCCCGGGGTCAACCGGCTGATCCGTGCCGACGGCCGCGAGGAAAATCTCGGCGCCTGCGACCAGCGCGAGGCGGCGGCCGGCGACCTGCTGTCCGTGGAAACCCCCGGCGGCGGGGGCTACGGGCGCGAAACCGGCGGCGACTAA
- the ureG gene encoding urease accessory protein UreG: MQMDSAVLRVGIGGPVGSGKTALVEALCKHMRDRYELAVVTNDIYTREDAEFLIRHDALPVERIVGVETGGCPHTAIREDASMNLAAVRELVERFDRLDLVFVESGGDNLSATFSPELSDLTIYVIDVSAGDKIPRKGGPGITKSDLLVINKIDLAPHVGASLEVMDRDARRMRGERPFVFTNIRAGEGVAAIADFIVTRGMLA; this comes from the coding sequence ATGCAGATGGATTCGGCGGTGTTGCGGGTTGGCATCGGCGGGCCGGTGGGCTCGGGCAAGACCGCGCTGGTCGAGGCTCTGTGCAAGCACATGCGTGACCGCTACGAGCTCGCGGTGGTGACCAACGATATCTACACACGCGAGGACGCGGAGTTCCTGATCCGCCACGACGCGCTGCCGGTCGAACGCATCGTCGGGGTGGAGACGGGCGGCTGCCCGCACACCGCGATCCGCGAGGACGCGTCGATGAATCTTGCCGCGGTGCGCGAGCTGGTCGAGCGCTTCGACAGGCTGGACCTCGTGTTCGTCGAGAGCGGCGGCGACAACCTGAGCGCCACCTTCAGCCCGGAGCTGTCCGACCTCACGATCTACGTGATCGACGTGTCCGCGGGCGACAAGATTCCGCGCAAGGGCGGACCCGGGATCACCAAGTCGGATCTGCTGGTGATCAACAAGATCGACCTGGCGCCGCACGTGGGCGCCTCGCTGGAGGTGATGGACCGCGATGCGCGCAGGATGCGCGGGGAGCGTCCGTTCGTGTTCACCAACATCCGCGCGGGCGAGGGGGTGGCGGCCATCGCCGACTTCATCGTGACGCGCGGGATGCTGGCCTGA
- a CDS encoding creatininase, with protein sequence MSEVRMERMSWVEYRRRVETDDPVVFLPCGSLEQHGPHLPLGVDAMLSTAVACEAARRCGGIVAPALAYGYKSQPRCGGGQHFPGTTSLDGDHLSQLARDVIREFARHGVRKLALVDGHYENQWFLIEGIDLALRDLGRDCGLRVLRTEYWDFCTEDVLGEVFPDGFPGFALEHAAVIETSLMLHFHPDLVWTDRIPDDGPAEFPPYDLYPPETERVPPSGVLSSARGASAAKGALLAEAVCGGLAQAVAAAFA encoded by the coding sequence ATGAGCGAAGTCCGCATGGAACGCATGAGCTGGGTGGAGTACCGCCGCCGCGTCGAGACCGACGATCCGGTGGTGTTCCTGCCCTGCGGGTCGCTGGAACAGCACGGGCCGCACCTGCCGCTGGGGGTGGATGCGATGCTCTCCACCGCGGTCGCCTGCGAGGCGGCGCGCCGCTGCGGCGGCATCGTCGCCCCCGCGCTGGCCTACGGCTACAAGTCGCAGCCGCGCTGCGGCGGCGGCCAGCATTTTCCCGGCACCACCAGCCTCGACGGCGACCACCTCAGCCAGCTCGCGCGCGACGTGATCCGCGAGTTCGCCCGTCACGGCGTGCGCAAGCTCGCCCTCGTCGACGGCCACTACGAGAACCAGTGGTTCCTGATCGAGGGCATCGATCTCGCCCTGCGCGACCTCGGCCGCGACTGCGGCCTGCGCGTGCTGCGCACCGAATACTGGGATTTCTGCACCGAGGACGTGCTCGGCGAGGTGTTCCCCGACGGCTTTCCCGGCTTCGCCCTGGAGCACGCCGCCGTCATCGAAACCTCGCTGATGCTGCACTTCCACCCGGACCTGGTGTGGACCGACCGCATTCCCGACGACGGCCCCGCCGAATTCCCGCCCTACGACCTCTACCCGCCCGAGACCGAGCGCGTGCCGCCCTCCGGCGTGCTGTCCTCGGCGCGCGGCGCCAGCGCCGCCAAGGGCGCCCTGCTGGCCGAGGCGGTCTGCGGCGGCCTCGCGCAGGCGGTCGCCGCGGCCTTCGCGTGA
- a CDS encoding urease accessory protein UreF, whose product MAISTGIRMSIEQPADLALLRLMQLVSPALPVGAYAYSQGLEAAVEAGWVHDEATAAAWIEGVLAHGLTGADLPLLARLHAAWAAQDEAAVVRWTDVLHALRETAELREEDMQLGAALARVLAGLDVRAAEPWQRQRPVAFATLFALAAVHWDIAPRQAMLGYAWTWAENQVAAAIKLVPLGQSAGQRILSGLIAALPARVDEALALSDDALGRSAPGYALASTAHARQYSRLFRS is encoded by the coding sequence ATGGCCATCAGCACGGGCATCCGCATGAGCATTGAGCAACCCGCCGATCTCGCCCTGCTGCGGCTGATGCAGCTGGTGAGCCCGGCGCTGCCGGTCGGCGCCTATGCCTATTCGCAGGGATTGGAAGCCGCGGTCGAGGCCGGCTGGGTGCACGACGAGGCGACGGCCGCGGCCTGGATCGAAGGCGTGCTGGCCCATGGCCTGACGGGTGCCGACCTGCCGTTGCTCGCGCGACTGCACGCTGCCTGGGCGGCGCAGGACGAGGCGGCGGTCGTGCGCTGGACGGACGTGCTGCATGCGCTGCGCGAGACCGCCGAGCTGCGCGAGGAGGACATGCAGCTCGGTGCCGCGCTGGCCCGCGTGCTGGCCGGACTCGACGTGCGCGCGGCCGAGCCCTGGCAGCGGCAGCGCCCGGTCGCCTTCGCCACCCTGTTCGCGCTTGCGGCCGTGCACTGGGACATCGCGCCGCGACAGGCAATGCTAGGCTACGCCTGGACCTGGGCGGAGAACCAGGTCGCGGCGGCGATCAAGCTGGTGCCGCTGGGTCAGTCGGCGGGGCAGCGCATCCTGAGCGGGCTGATCGCCGCGTTGCCGGCGCGGGTGGACGAGGCGCTTGCCCTGTCCGACGATGCGCTGGGGCGTTCGGCGCCGGGCTATGCCCTCGCCAGCACGGCGCATGCGCGCCAGTATTCGCGCCTGTTCCGCTCGTGA
- a CDS encoding N-acyl homoserine lactonase family protein, which yields MTRSIRLAPLLTGIHRYEKTLSTRNRGHGIFIEAPILAYLIETPQGRILYDVGCDYGKLSDPARRARYYDHAAFPFGPPEMREEDRLPSRLARLGLAPADIDLVFVGHLHFDHAGGLCEVCGAEIHVHRREWEAARAQADEAYFQDDFAGDYRWRYADGEYELAPGVRAIESPGHTAGHMSLYVELPKGPPIILAGDAADLTENLEDEIAPGLCWQDREDMAVASIRKLKRTAQETGAVLWPNHDMAFWRSRKPFPGFYD from the coding sequence ATGACCCGCAGCATCCGACTCGCCCCGCTGCTGACCGGCATCCATCGCTACGAGAAGACCCTGTCAACGCGCAACCGCGGGCATGGGATCTTCATCGAGGCACCCATCCTCGCCTACCTGATCGAGACGCCGCAGGGCCGCATCCTGTACGACGTCGGCTGTGACTACGGCAAGCTCAGCGATCCCGCGCGGCGCGCGCGCTACTACGACCATGCGGCCTTTCCGTTCGGACCGCCGGAGATGCGCGAGGAGGACCGCCTGCCGAGCCGGCTCGCGCGTCTCGGGCTCGCCCCCGCCGACATCGACCTCGTGTTCGTCGGTCACCTGCACTTCGACCACGCCGGCGGGCTGTGCGAGGTCTGCGGCGCGGAAATCCACGTGCACCGGCGCGAATGGGAGGCGGCGCGCGCGCAGGCCGACGAGGCCTACTTCCAGGACGATTTCGCCGGCGACTACCGCTGGCGCTACGCGGACGGCGAATACGAACTCGCCCCCGGCGTGCGCGCCATCGAAAGCCCCGGCCACACCGCCGGACACATGTCGCTCTACGTCGAGCTGCCCAAGGGCCCGCCGATCATTCTTGCCGGCGACGCGGCCGACCTCACCGAGAACCTGGAGGACGAGATCGCGCCGGGGCTGTGCTGGCAGGACCGCGAGGACATGGCGGTCGCGAGCATCCGCAAACTCAAGCGCACGGCGCAGGAGACCGGCGCCGTGCTATGGCCCAACCACGACATGGCCTTCTGGCGTTCGCGCAAGCCGTTTCCCGGGTTCTACGACTAG
- a CDS encoding SDR family NAD(P)-dependent oxidoreductase — protein sequence MQIDLSGRTALVTGAASGIGRATALALAEAGARVAVNHLDRAAEADEVVDRLRALGARAIACEADVSDGAQVGAMIDKVVAALDGIDILVNNAGIILERPFLDMDEADWDRVLGTDLKSVFLCCRAALPDMLARGGGCIVNVASELGYLGRAGYAAYTSAKAGVIGLTRSLAREFAPTIRVNAVAPGPVATAMLDPSLMSPEVIARETDIPLGRLGQPEEIAASVVFLASPLASFYCGQTLGPNGGALMT from the coding sequence GTGCAGATCGACCTGAGCGGCAGGACCGCCCTGGTCACCGGCGCCGCCAGCGGCATCGGCCGGGCCACCGCGCTGGCCCTCGCGGAGGCCGGCGCGCGGGTGGCGGTCAACCACCTAGACCGCGCGGCCGAGGCCGATGAGGTGGTCGACCGGCTGCGCGCGCTGGGCGCGCGCGCCATCGCCTGCGAGGCGGACGTCTCCGACGGCGCCCAGGTCGGGGCAATGATCGACAAGGTCGTGGCCGCGCTCGACGGCATCGACATCCTGGTCAACAACGCCGGCATCATCCTCGAACGCCCCTTCCTCGACATGGACGAGGCGGACTGGGACCGCGTACTCGGCACCGACCTCAAGTCCGTGTTCCTGTGCTGCCGCGCCGCCCTGCCGGACATGCTGGCCCGCGGCGGCGGCTGCATCGTCAACGTCGCCTCGGAGCTGGGCTATCTCGGCCGCGCCGGTTACGCCGCCTACACCAGCGCCAAGGCCGGCGTGATCGGGCTCACCCGCTCGCTGGCGCGCGAGTTCGCGCCCACGATCCGCGTCAACGCGGTCGCGCCCGGCCCCGTCGCCACGGCCATGCTCGACCCCTCGCTGATGAGCCCCGAGGTGATCGCCCGCGAAACGGACATTCCCCTCGGCCGCCTCGGCCAGCCCGAGGAGATCGCCGCCAGCGTCGTCTTCCTCGCCTCGCCGCTCGCCTCGTTCTACTGCGGACAGACGCTGGGGCCGAACGGCGGCGCACTGATGACCTGA
- a CDS encoding fatty acid desaturase family protein, with protein sequence MQTWTTRLAALAPREPGGTLATWAFLAYATLGYALGVWLLTQPEPLLAALGVLLTAHTLVIAAYFIHEFAHMTVFRARATNERFGAIMAWITGACYASFDSLRRKHLRHHADRADIITFDYRGFLRRLPAPLRGLVFGLEWLYVPAVELLMHGFVIALPFISAERRSERGRVLRVLAIRLALFAALGFYAPRALWLYALAYLLFLSVLRFVDAFQHTYEAYPLLDSGKPPEMPARDREYEYRNTYSNLVSVAHPWLNLLTLNFVYHNAHHARASVPWFRLPALHRDLYGASDPQVLPMRELLRTYHRNRMARMLDGDYGTVGEGPGRADGFVGAVGVSFLTAV encoded by the coding sequence ATGCAAACCTGGACCACGAGACTCGCGGCGCTGGCGCCGCGTGAACCCGGCGGCACCCTGGCGACCTGGGCCTTCCTCGCCTATGCGACCCTGGGTTATGCGCTCGGCGTCTGGCTGCTCACGCAACCGGAGCCGTTGCTCGCCGCCCTCGGCGTGCTGCTGACGGCACACACCCTGGTGATCGCGGCCTATTTCATCCACGAATTCGCGCACATGACGGTGTTCCGTGCACGCGCGACCAACGAACGCTTCGGGGCGATCATGGCCTGGATCACCGGCGCCTGCTACGCCTCCTTCGACAGCCTGCGCCGCAAGCATCTGCGCCACCACGCCGACCGTGCGGACATCATCACCTTCGACTACCGCGGCTTCCTGCGCCGCCTGCCGGCGCCGCTGCGCGGGCTCGTGTTCGGCCTGGAATGGCTGTACGTACCGGCAGTGGAGCTGCTCATGCACGGCTTCGTCATCGCACTGCCGTTCATCTCCGCGGAACGCCGCAGCGAACGCGGACGCGTGCTGCGCGTACTGGCGATCCGCCTCGCGCTGTTCGCCGCGCTCGGCTTCTACGCGCCTCGCGCGCTGTGGCTGTACGCCCTCGCCTACCTGCTGTTTCTCAGCGTGCTGCGCTTCGTCGACGCCTTCCAGCACACCTACGAGGCCTATCCGCTGCTCGACAGCGGCAAGCCGCCCGAGATGCCGGCTCGCGACCGCGAGTACGAATACCGCAACACCTATTCCAATCTGGTGTCGGTCGCGCACCCCTGGCTCAACCTGCTGACCCTCAACTTCGTCTACCACAACGCCCACCACGCGCGCGCCAGCGTGCCCTGGTTCCGCCTGCCGGCGCTGCACCGCGATCTGTACGGCGCGTCCGACCCGCAGGTGCTGCCGATGCGCGAGTTGCTGCGCACCTATCACCGCAATCGCATGGCCCGCATGCTCGACGGCGACTACGGCACGGTCGGCGAAGGTCCGGGGCGGGCCGACGGCTTCGTCGGCGCGGTCGGCGTCTCCTTCCTCACGGCGGTGTGA
- a CDS encoding cysteine hydrolase family protein produces the protein MAADIALLVIDMQRDFCEPGGYAAQAGLDVARLRAPIPHIARLLDAARAQGLTVVHTREGHRPDLADLTPAKRDRCAAAGAPVGDPGPLGRLLVCGEYGQDIVDELAPLPGETVIDKPGYSAFHATDLDRHLAAAGIHRLVIAGVTTDVCVHSTLRAAVDLGYRCTTVADACAAADPALHTAALAMIRGEGGVFGAVADTDTVLRAWRTEHPGDDA, from the coding sequence GTGGCCGCCGACATCGCCCTGCTGGTGATCGACATGCAGCGCGACTTCTGCGAGCCGGGCGGCTACGCCGCGCAGGCCGGGCTCGACGTCGCGCGCCTGCGCGCGCCCATCCCGCACATCGCTCGCCTGCTGGACGCGGCGCGGGCACAGGGCCTGACCGTGGTGCACACCCGCGAGGGCCACCGCCCCGATCTCGCCGACCTTACCCCGGCGAAGCGCGACCGCTGCGCGGCGGCGGGCGCGCCGGTCGGCGATCCCGGCCCGCTCGGCCGGCTGCTGGTGTGCGGCGAATACGGCCAGGACATCGTGGACGAACTGGCGCCGCTGCCCGGCGAAACGGTGATCGACAAGCCCGGCTACAGCGCCTTCCACGCCACCGATCTCGACCGGCACCTCGCGGCCGCCGGCATCCACCGGCTGGTGATCGCCGGCGTGACCACCGACGTCTGCGTACACTCCACCCTGCGCGCGGCCGTCGATCTCGGCTACCGCTGCACCACCGTCGCCGACGCCTGCGCGGCGGCCGACCCCGCGCTGCACACGGCCGCCCTCGCGATGATCCGCGGGGAAGGCGGCGTGTTCGGCGCGGTCGCCGATACCGACACCGTCCTGCGCGCCTGGCGCACCGAGCACCCCGGAGACGACGCATGA
- a CDS encoding ABC transporter substrate-binding protein: MSTKPTIKFALGCLLAASALAGGTASAMPTVSIGTVVWIGYAPLYVAEHIHAFEKHGVKVKFTNFSDNATMPAAVEGGSIDGATLTYDQVLPGAAKGWDLQVALPIDYSSGADAMVSTDDITSVKQIRGMNVAYNALSPSAFLLAYALQKNGMSLKDVHSVNMDPGAVPAALIGGNVKVGVTYEPSVSSVVKADGGKRFHVLFSSRKAPGLITDVLVFKHSYIVKHKAEVKGMVEAYYDGLAYMKAHPKKAAVYIAESMGIKPDEVASQLDGIHNPTPAQAVMNFKPSKAIDSFYTSGKVIGGILIANGTMHKMPDLAKTLYPHFVEAIAAGH; this comes from the coding sequence ATGAGTACGAAACCGACGATCAAGTTTGCCCTGGGTTGCCTGCTTGCCGCCTCGGCGCTCGCCGGCGGCACCGCCTCTGCCATGCCGACTGTCAGCATCGGCACGGTGGTCTGGATCGGCTATGCGCCGCTCTACGTGGCCGAACACATCCACGCCTTCGAGAAACATGGCGTCAAGGTCAAGTTCACCAACTTCTCCGACAACGCCACCATGCCGGCGGCGGTCGAGGGCGGTTCCATCGACGGCGCCACCCTGACCTACGATCAGGTACTGCCGGGCGCCGCCAAGGGCTGGGATCTGCAGGTCGCGCTGCCCATCGACTACTCCAGCGGCGCCGACGCCATGGTCTCCACCGACGACATCACCAGCGTCAAGCAGATCCGCGGCATGAACGTCGCCTACAACGCCCTTTCGCCGTCCGCCTTCCTGCTCGCCTACGCGCTGCAGAAGAACGGCATGAGCCTCAAGGACGTGCACTCGGTGAACATGGACCCCGGCGCGGTACCGGCGGCCCTGATCGGCGGCAACGTCAAGGTCGGCGTGACCTACGAACCCAGCGTCTCCTCGGTGGTCAAGGCCGACGGCGGCAAGCGCTTCCACGTGCTCTTCTCCAGTCGCAAGGCGCCGGGGCTGATCACCGACGTGCTGGTGTTCAAGCACAGCTACATCGTCAAGCACAAGGCCGAGGTCAAGGGCATGGTCGAGGCGTATTACGACGGATTGGCCTACATGAAGGCCCACCCGAAGAAGGCCGCGGTGTATATCGCCGAATCCATGGGCATCAAGCCCGACGAGGTCGCCAGCCAGCTCGACGGCATCCACAACCCGACCCCGGCGCAGGCGGTGATGAACTTCAAGCCGTCCAAGGCCATCGACTCGTTCTATACCAGCGGCAAGGTGATCGGCGGCATCCTCATCGCCAACGGCACGATGCACAAGATGCCCGACCTCGCCAAGACGCTGTACCCCCACTTCGTGGAGGCCATCGCCGCCGGCCATTGA